In Asanoa sp. WMMD1127, one genomic interval encodes:
- a CDS encoding bifunctional diguanylate cyclase/phosphodiesterase: protein MTDARRAGRRLPGWGPAAIVRELGRRLTVWHWLYLAIVSVIGPVLYVFGLTRTTAVVLVGGASVVSILVGVHRRTVRRPGAWLLIALSATLLTIGDAFFATATTGVIRPSDFPQILDLVFLCAYLPLAIGVLRLTQPSPTSRSPLLVLDAAVLTLAGSLITWILVLRPAIESMDQDRFTATVAVATLVGYVLVVAAAVGALITIGRSVALLLIAVGTGVFLFADLAYVRARVLGTWGDSAPVGFLLLTFVVACGLAAQLPARESVPEAPRISRGFGPVGLGIIAVALVAAPTALLVEAGRGVVRTGAVIGIVAILVAVLVVARMAVYAQASRRRAGVTSVVRDTLRILAVATDEGQVRGAIRAAVRDVLPDSEVKLVRDGRRGALPEVRAGPGDRGELVYPLDTGAAITTDAVTTTGGVAIVTAPVSLLEDYYQALQAMLDQAALALDRIDLMHRLQERERERYFRSIVTTSTDVILISQEDHIEYVSPSAQRMFGRDVRGERFDRLVTPTQPDRTGWRSVEDGAEGHVDAPDGSTSVVQVFRRDLTADPTVQGVVTTLHDVTQERLLRRDLERRANEDPLTGLANPNRFGEQLRAGSGSAGWAALFVDLDDFKAVNDTFGHQVGDGLLVFVARRIEDCVRAEDLVARLGGDEFGVLLRDLDVETARGITQRISDALAEPAMINGLRVDAQASIGLAFIADDSDPDMLMREADSALYSAKAAGKGRWRQYRPGMPAPTRQHLGARDRLARALRSDTLTLRYQPIVETATARPVGFEGLLRLRDGGPPMTAAEIIRIAESTGLVAEVGDWVLARALEDLPRLNDGTAARRYVSVNVAPRQLRLPDFGDRVVQQLTHSGARPDSLVLEITEGDLVGEDERAWTYLDDLRAEGVRVAIDDYGTGYASLSYLRQSAIDMVKVDGSFLADPTSARSRVLVETVADLVDRLGLDMVAEGVHDPASRDLLLDVGCRYAQGYHFARPMRADAAAGWRFSEGVPAVDRG from the coding sequence GTGACCGACGCGCGGCGGGCAGGGCGGCGGCTTCCCGGCTGGGGACCCGCCGCCATCGTGCGGGAGCTCGGCCGCCGCCTGACCGTGTGGCACTGGCTCTATCTGGCGATCGTCTCCGTGATCGGCCCGGTGCTCTACGTCTTCGGCCTGACTCGGACCACCGCGGTGGTGCTCGTCGGCGGGGCCAGCGTGGTGTCCATCCTCGTCGGCGTGCACCGCCGCACCGTGCGCCGGCCGGGGGCCTGGCTGTTGATCGCGCTCTCGGCGACGCTGCTGACGATCGGCGACGCGTTCTTCGCCACGGCCACCACCGGGGTCATCCGACCGTCGGACTTCCCGCAGATCCTCGATCTCGTGTTTCTGTGCGCCTACCTGCCACTGGCGATAGGCGTGCTGCGGCTGACCCAGCCGTCGCCCACCTCCCGCAGTCCCCTGCTGGTGCTCGACGCCGCCGTTCTCACGCTGGCCGGATCGCTCATCACGTGGATTCTCGTGCTGCGCCCGGCGATCGAGTCGATGGACCAGGACCGGTTCACCGCGACCGTCGCGGTGGCCACGCTGGTCGGCTACGTCCTCGTGGTGGCCGCCGCCGTCGGCGCCCTGATCACCATCGGCCGCAGTGTCGCGCTGCTGCTGATCGCGGTCGGCACGGGTGTGTTCCTCTTCGCCGATCTCGCCTACGTCCGCGCCCGCGTGCTCGGCACCTGGGGCGACTCGGCACCGGTCGGGTTCCTCCTGCTCACCTTCGTGGTCGCCTGCGGCCTGGCGGCCCAGCTGCCGGCGCGCGAGAGCGTGCCCGAAGCCCCCCGGATCAGCCGCGGGTTCGGCCCGGTCGGCCTCGGGATCATCGCGGTCGCGTTGGTCGCCGCGCCGACCGCGCTGCTGGTCGAGGCGGGCCGCGGCGTGGTGCGGACGGGAGCGGTCATCGGCATCGTCGCGATCCTCGTCGCCGTCCTCGTCGTGGCCCGGATGGCGGTCTACGCCCAGGCGAGCCGGCGGCGGGCCGGGGTGACCTCGGTCGTGCGTGACACGCTGCGCATCCTCGCCGTCGCCACCGACGAAGGCCAGGTCCGCGGGGCCATCCGCGCGGCCGTCCGGGACGTGCTGCCCGACAGTGAGGTCAAGCTGGTGCGCGACGGGCGCCGGGGCGCGTTGCCGGAGGTGCGCGCCGGGCCGGGGGACCGCGGTGAGCTGGTCTATCCACTGGACACCGGTGCGGCGATCACGACGGACGCCGTCACGACCACCGGCGGTGTCGCCATCGTGACGGCGCCGGTCAGCCTGCTCGAGGACTACTACCAGGCGCTGCAGGCGATGCTCGACCAGGCCGCGCTCGCCCTCGACCGGATCGACCTGATGCACCGGCTCCAGGAGCGCGAACGGGAGCGCTACTTCCGCAGCATCGTGACCACCAGCACCGACGTGATCCTGATCAGCCAGGAGGACCACATCGAGTACGTCAGTCCGTCCGCACAACGGATGTTCGGGCGCGACGTCCGGGGCGAGCGCTTCGACCGCCTGGTGACGCCGACCCAGCCGGACCGGACGGGATGGCGCAGCGTCGAGGACGGCGCCGAGGGGCACGTCGACGCGCCCGACGGCAGCACCTCGGTGGTGCAGGTGTTCCGGCGCGACCTGACCGCGGATCCGACTGTCCAAGGGGTGGTGACCACGTTGCATGACGTCACGCAGGAACGGCTGTTGCGCCGCGACCTCGAGCGCCGGGCCAACGAGGACCCGTTGACCGGCCTGGCCAACCCGAACCGGTTCGGCGAGCAGTTGCGGGCCGGCTCGGGCTCGGCCGGGTGGGCCGCGCTCTTCGTCGACCTCGACGACTTCAAGGCCGTCAACGACACCTTCGGGCACCAGGTCGGCGACGGCCTGCTCGTGTTCGTCGCCCGCCGGATCGAGGACTGCGTACGCGCGGAGGACCTCGTCGCCCGCCTCGGTGGGGACGAGTTCGGCGTGCTGCTGCGCGACCTCGACGTGGAGACGGCGCGCGGGATCACCCAGCGGATCTCCGACGCGCTCGCCGAGCCCGCGATGATCAACGGCCTCCGGGTCGACGCGCAGGCCAGCATCGGGCTCGCGTTCATCGCCGACGACAGCGATCCCGACATGCTGATGCGCGAGGCCGACAGCGCGCTCTACAGCGCGAAGGCCGCGGGCAAGGGCCGCTGGCGGCAGTACCGGCCCGGGATGCCCGCGCCGACCCGGCAGCACCTCGGCGCCCGTGACCGGTTGGCGCGCGCCCTCCGGTCGGACACGCTCACGTTGCGCTACCAGCCGATCGTCGAGACGGCCACGGCGCGGCCGGTCGGTTTCGAAGGGTTGCTGCGGCTGCGCGACGGTGGGCCGCCGATGACCGCCGCCGAGATCATCCGGATCGCCGAGTCGACGGGGCTGGTCGCCGAGGTCGGCGACTGGGTGCTGGCCCGGGCGCTCGAGGACCTGCCGAGGCTCAACGACGGCACGGCGGCCCGGCGCTACGTGTCGGTCAACGTGGCGCCGCGCCAGCTGCGCCTGCCCGACTTCGGCGACCGGGTCGTCCAGCAGCTGACGCACTCCGGCGCCCGGCCGGACTCGCTCGTGCTCGAGATCACCGAGGGCGACCTGGTCGGCGAGGACGAGCGGGCCTGGACCTACCTCGACGACCTGCGGGCCGAGGGCGTGCGGGTGGCGATCGACGACTACGGCACCGGCTACGCGTCGCTGTCCTACCTGCGCCAGTCCGCGATCGACATGGTCAAGGTGGACGGCTCGTTCCTGGCCGACCCCACGTCGGCCCGATCGCGCGTGCTGGTTGAGACGGTCGCGGACCTCGTCGACCGGCTGGGGCTCGACATGGTGGCCGAGGGCGTGCACGACCCCGCCAGCCGCGACCTGCTGCTCGACGTCGGCTGCCGCTACGCGCAGGGCTACCACTTCGCCCGGCCGATGCGGGCGGACGCGGCCGCCGGCTGGCGCTTCAGCGAGGGCGTGCCCGCGGTCGACCGCGGTTGA
- a CDS encoding universal stress protein produces MRVVVWLAEGTWQACVDAAAEVAPPSASITLLHVTDPALASDVSDAYAGMVGRGSRDDPGAAVGAAAAHAEEALLAAAAARLDRPADPVRRHGRLEREVVAAAEGADLLVVARDGPVTRLGPRSLNPPTRFVLDHAPCAVLLVWPTAPPPVETIPPPPPHKAAPPHKAAPHKAAPHKAAPPRKAPPPPP; encoded by the coding sequence GTGAGGGTCGTCGTCTGGTTGGCCGAGGGCACCTGGCAGGCGTGCGTCGACGCCGCCGCCGAGGTGGCGCCGCCGTCCGCCTCGATCACCCTGCTGCACGTCACCGACCCGGCGCTGGCCTCCGACGTGTCCGACGCCTACGCCGGGATGGTGGGCCGGGGTTCCCGCGACGATCCGGGGGCCGCCGTCGGGGCGGCAGCCGCGCACGCCGAGGAGGCGCTGCTGGCCGCCGCCGCGGCCCGCCTCGACCGGCCGGCCGACCCGGTGCGGCGGCACGGGCGGCTCGAACGCGAGGTCGTGGCCGCCGCCGAGGGCGCGGACCTGCTGGTCGTGGCCCGCGACGGCCCGGTCACCCGGCTGGGCCCGCGCAGCCTCAACCCGCCGACCCGGTTCGTGCTCGACCACGCCCCCTGCGCGGTGCTGCTCGTCTGGCCGACCGCGCCGCCACCGGTGGAGACGATCCCACCGCCACCGCCGCACAAGGCCGCCCCACCGCACAAGGCCGCGCCGCACAAGGCCGCGCCGCACAAGGCCGCCCCACCGCGTAAGGCCCCGCCGCCACCGCCATGA
- a CDS encoding SLC13 family permease, whose translation MSTVWAVLLLAVVLAFAVVRPRGLPEAAAAVPAGAIAVGGGLVPWPAARDEMIMLGPTVGFLAAILALAHLADRWGVFAYAGALAARAARGSPTRLLTVVFGIAAAVTAVLSLDATVVLLTPVVFATAAAAGVRARPQVYACTHLANAGSLLLPVANLTNLLAFGATGLTFLGFAGLMALPWLAVLAVEYAVFRWFFAGDLATPARPAAVEAPPPPRFALVVLALTLAGFAAAEPMGVAPAWVAAAGALVLAIPLVVRATDHRRTAVRIALSTNPLFCFFVFGLGVVVLALRRNGLDDLIAALTPGHADLLGLLAVAGLAALLANLVNNVPATLVLVPVVAHTPGLVLAALIGVNVGPNLTYVGSLATLLWRRILHARDEPPATAAFLRLGAISVPACLLAAVAALWVALKLSTVS comes from the coding sequence GTGTCGACCGTGTGGGCCGTGCTGCTGCTGGCCGTCGTGCTGGCGTTCGCCGTGGTCCGGCCCCGCGGGCTGCCGGAGGCGGCCGCCGCCGTGCCGGCCGGTGCCATCGCTGTCGGCGGCGGACTGGTGCCGTGGCCGGCGGCCCGCGACGAGATGATCATGCTCGGCCCGACGGTCGGGTTCCTCGCGGCGATCCTGGCCCTGGCCCACCTCGCCGACCGGTGGGGCGTGTTCGCCTACGCCGGCGCGCTCGCGGCCCGGGCGGCCCGGGGCAGCCCGACCCGGCTGCTCACCGTCGTCTTCGGGATCGCCGCCGCCGTCACCGCCGTGCTCAGTCTCGACGCGACCGTGGTGCTGCTCACCCCGGTGGTGTTCGCGACCGCGGCCGCCGCGGGGGTGCGGGCCCGTCCGCAGGTGTACGCCTGCACCCATCTCGCCAACGCGGGCTCGCTGCTGCTGCCGGTGGCCAACTTGACCAACCTGCTGGCGTTCGGCGCGACCGGCCTCACGTTCCTCGGCTTCGCCGGCCTGATGGCGCTGCCGTGGCTCGCGGTGCTCGCCGTCGAGTACGCCGTGTTCCGCTGGTTCTTCGCCGGCGACCTCGCCACGCCGGCCCGCCCGGCCGCCGTCGAGGCGCCGCCGCCGCCCCGGTTCGCGCTGGTCGTGCTGGCCCTGACGCTGGCCGGCTTCGCCGCCGCCGAGCCGATGGGGGTGGCGCCGGCCTGGGTCGCCGCCGCCGGCGCCCTCGTCCTCGCAATCCCTCTCGTGGTACGCGCGACCGACCACCGCCGCACCGCGGTGCGGATCGCGTTGTCGACGAACCCGCTGTTCTGCTTCTTCGTCTTCGGCCTGGGCGTCGTGGTGCTCGCCCTGCGCCGCAACGGCCTCGACGACCTGATCGCCGCGCTCACCCCCGGCCACGCCGACCTGCTCGGGCTGCTCGCGGTCGCCGGCCTCGCCGCGCTGCTGGCCAACCTGGTCAACAACGTCCCGGCGACGCTGGTGCTGGTGCCCGTCGTCGCGCACACCCCCGGGCTCGTGCTGGCCGCGCTGATCGGCGTCAACGTCGGACCCAACCTCACGTACGTCGGTTCGTTGGCCACCCTGCTCTGGCGGCGCATCCTGCATGCCCGCGACGAGCCACCGGCGACGGCGGCGTTCCTGCGCCTGGGCGCGATCTCCGTGCCGGCGTGTCTGCTCGCGGCGGTAGCGGCGCTGTGGGTGGCTCTGAAACTATCCACTGTGTCGTGA
- a CDS encoding alkaline phosphatase D family protein translates to MSYRIDRRQLLTLAGAGGVGLAATVAGVSAAPVMADPKHELDPFTLGVASGDPLPDGVVLWTRLAPEPLIADGLGGMSGHVVPVLWEVAEDERFRRVVKRGLERATPELGHSVHAEVHGLRPDREYYYRFRTGGAVSPVGRTRTAPSAHSRPRELSFAFVSCSNYPTGYFTAYRHLAEEELDLVLHLGDYIYEGPAAGTLGRPHLPAAEIFSLADYRVRHAQYKTDPDLRLAHARFPWAVTWDDHEVENNYADETSEDAAQSPESFLRRRAAAYQAYYEHMPLRRSAVPHGPDMRIYRRLRYGRLAEFNLLDGRQYRSDQVTTPEELADPARSMLGAEQERWLTDGLSHSAGTWNILAQQTVMAEADRDPGPGELLPNDNWNGYEPARQRLFDTVARRRIENLVVVTGDAHCSMVAELKQDFDDPASRTVGVEFLGTSVTSGGDGAPMDTRGTEWLASNPHMKFYDGRRGYVRVTADHRALRTDYRAVPAVSTPDAAVSTIASFVVEEGRPGVRSS, encoded by the coding sequence ATGTCGTACCGCATCGACCGACGCCAGCTCCTCACTCTCGCCGGCGCCGGTGGCGTCGGCCTGGCCGCCACCGTCGCCGGCGTCAGCGCCGCGCCCGTCATGGCCGACCCCAAGCACGAGCTCGACCCGTTCACGCTCGGCGTCGCCTCCGGCGACCCGTTGCCGGACGGCGTCGTCCTCTGGACCCGGCTCGCCCCCGAGCCCCTGATCGCCGACGGCCTCGGCGGGATGAGCGGGCACGTCGTGCCGGTGCTCTGGGAGGTCGCCGAGGACGAGCGGTTCCGCCGCGTCGTCAAGCGCGGCCTCGAGCGGGCCACCCCGGAGCTCGGCCACTCGGTGCACGCCGAGGTGCACGGGCTGCGTCCGGACCGCGAGTACTACTACCGTTTCCGCACCGGCGGCGCGGTCAGCCCGGTCGGCCGCACCCGCACCGCGCCCTCGGCGCACTCCCGGCCGCGCGAGCTGTCGTTCGCCTTCGTGTCGTGCTCCAACTATCCGACCGGGTACTTCACCGCCTACCGGCACCTCGCCGAGGAGGAGCTGGACCTGGTGCTGCACCTCGGCGACTACATCTACGAGGGTCCGGCGGCGGGCACGCTCGGCCGGCCGCACCTGCCGGCCGCGGAGATCTTCTCGCTGGCCGACTACCGGGTGCGGCACGCGCAGTACAAGACCGACCCCGACCTGCGGCTCGCGCACGCCCGGTTCCCGTGGGCGGTGACCTGGGACGACCACGAGGTCGAGAACAACTATGCCGACGAGACCTCGGAGGACGCGGCGCAGAGCCCGGAGTCGTTCCTGCGCCGGCGGGCGGCGGCCTACCAGGCCTACTACGAGCACATGCCGCTGCGCCGCTCGGCGGTGCCGCACGGCCCCGACATGCGCATCTACCGGCGACTGCGGTACGGCCGGCTCGCCGAGTTCAACCTGCTCGACGGGCGCCAGTACCGCTCGGACCAGGTGACCACGCCGGAGGAGCTCGCCGACCCGGCCCGCTCGATGCTCGGCGCGGAGCAGGAGCGGTGGCTGACCGACGGGCTGAGCCACTCGGCCGGCACCTGGAACATCCTGGCCCAGCAGACGGTGATGGCGGAGGCCGACCGCGACCCCGGCCCGGGCGAGCTGCTGCCGAACGACAACTGGAACGGCTACGAGCCCGCCCGGCAGCGCCTGTTCGACACGGTGGCCCGCCGCCGGATCGAGAACCTGGTCGTCGTCACGGGCGACGCCCACTGCAGCATGGTGGCGGAGCTGAAGCAGGACTTCGACGACCCGGCCTCGCGTACGGTCGGCGTCGAGTTCCTGGGCACCTCGGTCACCTCGGGCGGCGACGGGGCGCCGATGGACACCCGCGGCACGGAATGGCTGGCCTCGAACCCGCACATGAAGTTCTACGACGGCCGCCGGGGCTACGTCCGGGTCACGGCCGACCATCGCGCGCTGCGCACGGACTACCGCGCCGTGCCGGCAGTGTCCACCCCGGACGCCGCCGTCTCGACGATCGCGAGCTTCGTGGTCGAGGAAGGCCGCCCAGGCGTGCGCAGCTCTTAG
- a CDS encoding TlrC/CarA/OleB/SrmB family ABC-F type ribosomal protection protein, translated as MLTAQLSLHHVTRRYDDRVVLDTVSCTVKPGEKAGIIGDNGAGKSTLLRLLAGVDRPDNGEVTVVAPGGIGYLPQSLALPAEATVQEAIDLALADLRALESRMRDAETALHGLAGARLAAALEAYADLVARYEARSGYAADTRVDIALHGLGLPALDRTRPLGTLSGGERSRLALAATLASQPELLLLDEPTNDLDDQAVGWLETHLRAHRGTVLAVTHDREFLSRVTSTILEVGEGTVTRHGDGYDGYLAAKAAERRRRLQEYDDWRAELARNRRLAAANAVRLDAIPRRSPMAKFGHGAFRARGRDHGAMGRIRNAKERIERLTGNPVTPPPDPLVFAPTIAGADGEAPEAAAELAGIRVADRLHVPALRIGAGQRLLVTGPNGAGKTTLVRVLAGELRPDAGTVRTHGRIGHLRQQESPWPADLTLPRAFAHGRPGDPDEHTDELLSLGLFRPADLRLRIGELSYGQRRRIELARLVSEPVDLLLLDEPTNHLSPALVEELEQALASYPGAVVIVTHDRRMRARFTGTHLELRGGHIAHLRETTPLATAC; from the coding sequence TTGCTCACCGCTCAACTCTCGCTGCACCACGTCACCCGCCGCTACGACGACCGCGTGGTGCTGGACACCGTCTCCTGCACCGTCAAGCCGGGCGAGAAGGCCGGCATCATCGGCGACAACGGCGCGGGCAAGTCCACGCTGCTGCGGCTCCTCGCCGGGGTCGACCGGCCCGACAACGGCGAGGTGACGGTGGTCGCGCCCGGTGGCATCGGCTACCTGCCCCAGTCGCTGGCGCTGCCGGCCGAGGCGACCGTCCAGGAGGCGATCGACCTCGCCCTGGCCGACCTGCGCGCGCTCGAGTCGCGGATGCGCGACGCCGAGACCGCACTGCACGGCCTGGCGGGTGCACGGCTCGCGGCCGCGCTGGAGGCATACGCCGACCTCGTCGCCCGCTACGAGGCGCGCAGCGGGTACGCGGCCGACACGCGCGTGGACATCGCCTTGCACGGGCTGGGCCTGCCGGCCCTGGACCGGACGCGGCCGCTGGGCACGCTGTCCGGCGGTGAACGGTCGCGGCTGGCCCTGGCCGCCACCTTGGCGTCCCAGCCGGAACTCCTGCTGCTCGACGAGCCGACCAACGACCTGGACGACCAGGCGGTGGGGTGGCTGGAGACGCACCTGCGGGCGCACCGCGGCACGGTGCTCGCCGTGACGCACGACCGGGAGTTCCTGAGCCGGGTCACGTCCACCATCCTGGAAGTCGGCGAGGGCACGGTGACGCGCCACGGCGACGGCTACGACGGCTACCTCGCCGCGAAGGCCGCCGAACGCCGACGCCGGCTCCAGGAATATGACGACTGGCGCGCCGAACTGGCCCGCAACCGGAGGCTGGCCGCCGCGAACGCGGTCCGCCTGGACGCCATCCCGCGCAGGTCCCCGATGGCCAAGTTCGGGCACGGCGCCTTCCGGGCCCGCGGCCGCGACCACGGCGCGATGGGCCGCATCCGCAACGCCAAGGAGCGCATCGAGCGCCTCACCGGCAACCCCGTCACGCCGCCGCCGGACCCGCTCGTCTTCGCCCCGACCATCGCCGGCGCCGACGGCGAAGCGCCGGAGGCGGCCGCGGAGCTGGCCGGGATCCGCGTCGCCGACCGGCTCCACGTGCCGGCGCTGCGGATCGGGGCCGGGCAACGGCTCCTGGTCACCGGCCCCAACGGAGCGGGCAAGACCACCCTCGTCCGGGTCCTGGCCGGCGAACTGCGACCGGACGCCGGAACGGTCCGCACGCACGGCCGGATCGGGCACCTGCGCCAACAGGAATCCCCGTGGCCCGCCGACCTGACGCTGCCGCGGGCATTCGCCCACGGCCGGCCGGGCGACCCGGACGAGCACACCGACGAGCTGCTCTCCCTGGGCCTGTTCCGCCCGGCCGACCTGAGACTGCGGATCGGCGAACTGTCGTACGGGCAACGACGCCGCATCGAGCTGGCCCGGCTGGTCAGCGAACCGGTCGACCTGCTGCTGCTCGACGAGCCGACGAACCACCTCTCCCCCGCGCTGGTCGAGGAACTGGAGCAGGCCCTGGCGTCGTACCCGGGCGCGGTCGTCATCGTCACCCACGACCGCCGCATGCGCGCCCGCTTCACCGGCACCCACCTGGAGCTGCGCGGGGGCCACATCGCACACCTGCGGGAGACCACCCCGTTGGCGACCGCCTGCTAA
- a CDS encoding TetR/AcrR family transcriptional regulator: MTTQRRAAPDAARRKEASRRAILTAAFDLLREVGYGRLTIEGIAARAGVGKQTIYRWWPSKGAVIFDAFLLLSEGAEGEPPVLPDTGDLEADLKAVLRATIAELNDPGYDQPMRALATEIAHDPELAAAYAQRLDGPLKEAKRQRLRSAQQAGQLAGDLDLDVAAELIWGPVLNRWLHRSGPLTADYTDRLVTTALDGLRPRPAHR, translated from the coding sequence ATGACGACGCAGCGCAGAGCGGCGCCCGACGCGGCCCGCCGGAAGGAAGCCTCACGCCGGGCGATCCTCACGGCGGCGTTCGACCTCCTGCGGGAGGTCGGCTACGGCCGGCTCACCATCGAGGGCATCGCCGCGCGGGCCGGGGTCGGCAAGCAGACCATCTACCGCTGGTGGCCGTCCAAGGGCGCCGTCATCTTCGACGCCTTCCTCCTGCTCAGCGAAGGCGCCGAGGGTGAGCCCCCGGTGCTGCCCGACACGGGCGACCTGGAAGCCGACCTCAAGGCGGTGCTGCGCGCCACGATCGCGGAGCTCAACGATCCGGGCTACGACCAGCCGATGCGCGCGCTGGCCACCGAGATCGCGCACGACCCGGAGCTGGCCGCCGCCTACGCGCAACGGCTGGACGGGCCGTTGAAGGAGGCCAAGCGACAACGGCTGCGCAGCGCTCAGCAGGCCGGGCAACTCGCCGGGGACCTCGACCTCGACGTGGCCGCGGAGCTGATCTGGGGGCCCGTCCTCAACCGTTGGCTGCACCGCAGCGGGCCGCTCACCGCCGACTACACCGACCGCCTCGTCACCACCGCCCTCGACGGCCTGCGCCCACGCCCGGCCCACCGCTGA
- a CDS encoding sensor domain-containing diguanylate cyclase, producing MAGSIFMGEPGADDPSDGVIPRFKAAFHHAGVGIAVVDQAGKLVDVNPAFDTIVGSQHGPTAGRLLADLFEPANQELDLYHVVGQLGAMGPAPPDAFQVEARVRDSPGHGRWTLLVLSRIIDGSPFVLVIGVDITEQHLLRIRLRDQARQDPLTALANRAYLHEWVQDRARSDGDMRLGICFVDLDGFKQVNDHYGHGTGDRLLAAVADRFRRLADSSRHLLGRLGGDEFVVLIAHPRDVDEVGATADRMIHALAPPFSIDGMRLSVSASVGVAFSDHRFDLDGLLRKADAALYHAKRTARGTWASRD from the coding sequence GTGGCGGGATCCATCTTCATGGGAGAACCCGGCGCGGACGACCCGAGCGACGGCGTCATCCCGCGGTTCAAGGCGGCGTTCCATCACGCGGGCGTCGGCATCGCGGTGGTGGACCAGGCCGGGAAGCTCGTCGACGTGAATCCGGCCTTCGACACGATCGTCGGGTCGCAGCACGGACCGACGGCCGGGCGGCTGCTCGCGGACCTGTTCGAACCCGCCAACCAGGAACTGGACCTCTACCACGTCGTCGGCCAGCTCGGCGCCATGGGCCCCGCGCCACCGGACGCCTTCCAGGTTGAAGCGCGGGTACGCGACTCACCGGGCCATGGTCGCTGGACCCTGCTCGTCCTGTCCCGCATCATCGACGGCTCGCCGTTCGTGCTGGTGATCGGCGTCGACATCACCGAGCAGCACCTGCTGCGGATCCGGCTGCGTGACCAGGCCCGGCAGGATCCTCTGACCGCGTTGGCGAACCGTGCCTATCTGCACGAGTGGGTCCAGGACCGCGCGCGTTCCGACGGCGACATGCGGCTCGGCATCTGCTTCGTTGATCTCGACGGGTTCAAACAGGTGAACGACCACTATGGACACGGTACGGGCGACCGGCTCCTGGCGGCCGTCGCGGACAGGTTCCGGCGGCTGGCGGACTCCTCGAGGCACCTGCTCGGACGCCTCGGCGGCGACGAGTTCGTCGTGCTGATCGCCCACCCCCGCGACGTCGACGAGGTGGGGGCGACGGCGGACCGGATGATCCATGCGTTGGCCCCGCCGTTCAGCATCGACGGCATGCGACTGAGCGTGTCGGCCAGCGTGGGTGTGGCGTTCTCCGACCACCGATTCGACCTGGACGGGCTGCTCCGCAAGGCCGACGCGGCGCTCTATCACGCGAAGCGCACCGCGCGCGGCACCTGGGCGTCGAGGGACTGA